Proteins from a genomic interval of Quercus lobata isolate SW786 chromosome 11, ValleyOak3.0 Primary Assembly, whole genome shotgun sequence:
- the LOC115966467 gene encoding toll/interleukin-1 receptor-like protein — translation MCSASFSSIPCPAKSYKVFVSYKNKDTSARFVCYLFAALKKRGIYTFRDDTKMERGKDIWIKLEKAIEMSMIAVIVFLKDYAASEWCLNELAKIMECNRSSQQIVLPIFYDVDPKCKT, via the coding sequence ATGTGTTCCGCATCATTCTCATCCATCCCATGTCCAGCAAAGAGTTACAAAGTATTTGTGagttataaaaacaaagatacTAGCGCACGCTTTGTCTGCTACTTATTTGCTGCTCTAAAGAAGAGAGGGATTTACACCTTTAGAGATGACACAAAAATGGAGAGAGGGAAAGATATATGGATAAAGCTAGAGAAGGCAATCGAGATGTCAATGATTGCAGTTATCGTATTCTTGAAAGACTATGCTGCTTCAGAGTGGTGTCTGAATGAGTTGGCGAAGATCATGGAATGCAACCGGAGCTCGCAACAAATTGTGCTTCCCATTTTCTATGATGTGGATCCGAAGTGCAAGACCTAG
- the LOC115969285 gene encoding uncharacterized protein LOC115969285 produces the protein MPSKMLERVLSVRRAVSSRSDATSSVEFENVNDEATADAAADDEKAKKQQHQQIRIATRAVANYLTRMRPFGLCLVFLSLAFLSILSLYLFHSYDPLTRSGFFGLDGLKTDFGSLGVPWCRSKHGKTVEWTSKDLIKGLEEFVPIYEIRPIKNNTYGMGFDHSFGLWFIARWLKPDLMIESGVLKGHSTWVLRQAMPDTPIVSLSPRHPEKYLKKGPAYVDGNCTYFAGKVFVDFGSVDWGSVMKKHEITDLSRVLIFFDDHQNELKRIKQALKAGFQHLVFEDNYDTGTGDIYSVRQICDQFYIRGGGHSCFKDSDEARIRSKRRKFWQKAVDIEHLCGPDEAWWGVTGFMRDDFNHSNQPISYADHFHNSRFLESVLDVYWELPPVAGPSLTHQTRYDPARVPSPIVEDGQYRLFRRLGLTGLETSVFNGYTQMVYLHISGQES, from the exons atgcccTCGAAAATGCTGGAACGAGTTCTCTCTGTGCGCCGTGCCGTTTCCTCTCGCAGCGACGCCACGTCATCGGTTGAGTTCGAAAACGTCAACGACGAAGCGACGGCGGACGCCGCCGCCGACGACGAGAAGGCCAAGAAGCAGCAGCACCAGCAGATCCGAATTGCGACCCGGGCCGTCGCGAACTACTTGACCCGGATGCGGCCTTTCGGGCTCTGCCTCGTCTTCCTCTCCCTCGCTTTCCTCTCCATTCTCTCCTTGTACCTTTTCCACTCTTACGACCCGCTTACCCGCTCCGGATTCTTCGGGTTGGATGGGCTCAAAACCGATTTCGGATCTCTCGGCGTCCCTTGGT GCAGATCGAAACATGGAAAAACGGTTGAATGGACATCTAAGGATTTAATCAAAGGCTTGGAAGAGTTTGTACCTATCTATGAAATTCGgccaattaaaaacaatacGTATGGGATGGGTTTTGACCACAGTTTTGGGCTTTGGTTCATTGCTCGATGGCTGAAGCCAGATTTGATGATTGAGAGTGGCGTATTGAAGGGACATTCAACTTGGGTTTTACGACAAGCAATGCCAGACACACCAATTGTGTCGCTTTCACCACGGCATCCTGAGAAATATCTGAAGAAGGGGCCTGCTTATGTTGATGGAAACTGCACATACTTTGCTGGAAAAGTCTTTGTTGATTTTGGAAGTGTTGATTGGGGAAGTGTAATGAAGAAACATGAGATAACTGATCTCAGTCGGGTTCTAATTTTTTTCGATGACCATCAGAATGAATTGAAAAG AATAAAGCAGGCTCTGAAAGCGGGCTTCCAACATCTTGTTTTTGAGGATAACTATGACACTGGAACCGGAGATATTTATTCTGTAAGGCAGATATGTGATCAATTTTATATAAGAG GAGGTGGCCATAGCTGTTTTAAAGACAGTGACGAAGCTAGGATTAGATCGAAAAGGAGGAAGTTCTGGCAGAAAGCAGTCGATATAGAACATCTTTGTGGCCCAGATGAAGCGTGGTGGGGTGTTACAGGGTTCATGCGAGATGACTTCAACCACAGCAATCAGCCAATCTCCTATGCAGACCACTTTCATAACAGCCGTTTTCTGGAATCAGTTCTTGATGTTTATTGGGAACTCCCTCCTGTGGCTGGACCTTCTCTCACTCATCAAACAAGATATGACCCAGCTCGTGTACCCAGTCCCATTGTTGAAGACGGTCAGTATCGCTTATTCCGGCGTCTTGGTTTGACCGGACTTGAGACATCTGTATTTAATGGGTATACTCAGATGGTTTATCTTCACATATCTGGACAAGAATCTTAG
- the LOC115968887 gene encoding protein EXORDIUM-like 7, producing MQKHHHYHFLLISCFCFSTLALSWNQNMQFNQGKNYEGSSDLVDLQYHMGPVLASPINLYIIWYGHWNPTQQTIIRDFLYSLSSSSSYPSVSDWWRTVRLYTDQTGSNITGNIALSGEFYDTKYSHGGYLSRLAIQSIIKTAVTSYPRPLPLNPHNGLYLVLSSSDVQVQDFCRAVCGFHYFTFPNIVGVTVPYAWVGNSGTQCPGICAYPFAWPKNSGKPPPSTNGGNNIMHAPNGDVGTDGMISVIAHELAEVSSNPLVNAWYAGDDPTAPTEIADLCVGVYGSGGGGGYVGKVFTDSWGNGYNVNGVKGRRFLVQWVWNPLQRRCFGPNAVD from the coding sequence ATGCAAAAGCATCACCACTACCATTTCCTCTTGATTTCTTGCTTTTGCTTTTCTACGCTAGCTCTTTCATGGAAccaaaacatgcaattcaatcaAGGAAAGAACTATGAGGGCTCCTCAGATCTAGTGGACCTTCAGTACCACATGGGTCCTGTCCTCGCATCTCCTATAAATCTTTATATAATCTGGTATGGCCATTGGAACCCAACCCAACAAACCATTATTAGAGATTTCCTCTATTCCctctcttcatcttcttcttacCCTTCAGTCTCTGATTGGTGGAGGACTGTCAGGCTCTACACTGACCAAACAGGATCAAATATCACAGGGAATATAGCCCTCTCAGGTGAGTTCTATGACACTAAATACTCCCATGGTGGCTATCTCAGTCGTTTAGCAATCCAATCTATCATCAAAACTGCTGTCACTTCATATCCAAGACCTCTACCTCTCAATCCTCACAATGGCCTCTACTTAGTGCTGTCTTCTTCAGATGTTCAAGTCCAAGACTTTTGTAGAGCGGTCTGTGGCTTTCACTACTTCACTTTCCCAAACATTGTTGGTGTCACTGTACCTTATGCGTGGGTTGGTAATAGTGGAACTCAGTGTCCAGGCATCTGTGCCTATCCATTTGCATGGCCTAAGAATTCAGGTAAGCCACCACCAAGCACAAATGGAGGCAACAATATAATGCATGCACCTAATGGAGATGTGGGTACTGATGGAATGATCAGTGTGATTGCTCATGAGCTAGCTGAAGTGTCAAGTAACCCACTTGTGAATGCATGGTATGCTGGTGATGATCCAACTGCACCAACTGAGATAGCAGATCTGTGTGTTGGTGTTTATGGGAGTGGTGGGGGTGGTGGATATGTGGGGAAGGTGTTTACAGACTCATGGGGAAATGGGTATAATGTGAACGGAGTGAAAGGAAGAAGGTTTCTTGTGCAATGGGTATGGAACCCTTTGCAAAGGAGATGCTTTGGGCCTAATGCTGTGGATTAA